In bacterium, the sequence ATGGTGGTCCGGCGGTCGCTCGAGACGCTGCGGGACAAGACCGTGGCGGTGCTGGCAGCCCTGGCGGGCCGGGCGGTCGAGTACCGGACAACGGTCGTGGTGGGCCGCAGCCACAACGTGCCGGCCCAGCCCACCACCGTGGGGAAACGTCTTGCCTCCGCCGCCGAGGAGACCCTGGCCGCATACCGGCGGGTCGAGACCCTGATCGCCGGCTATCCCCTGAGAGGGATCAAAGGCCCGGTGGGGACCCAGCAGGACCTCCTGGGCCTGTTCGGTGGTGACGAGGAGGCGGTGGACCGGTTCGAGGAGAAGGTGGCGGATGGACTGGGGTTCTCCCGGCGCCTGACCTCCGTGGGGCAGATCTATCCCAGATCGCTCGACCTGGAGACGGTGTCCGCGCTGGCCCAGCTGGCGGCGGGCCCCTCCAGCCTGGCCACCACCCTCCGGCTGATGGCCGGCGCCGACCTGGTCTCCGAGGGTTTCCGGTCCGGCCAGGTGGGATCATCGGCCATGCCCCACAAGACCAACATGCGGACCTGCGAGCGGATCAACGGGCTGGCCGTGGTTCTGGGCGGGTACCTCGCCATGGCCTCGGGCCTGTCAGGGCACCAGTGGAACGAGGGTGATGTCAGCGACTCCGTGGTCCGCCGGGTGATGCTCCCCGACTCCTTCTTCGCCGCCGACGGGTTGATGGAGGCCACACTGCACGTGGTCCGGGACATGGCGGTGTTTCCCGGCCGCCTGGAGGAGGAAATGGCGGCCGAGCTGCCCTTCCTCTCCACGACCCGGGTCCTGCTGGCGGCGGTGGCGGCGGGGATGGGCCGCGAGCAGGCCCACCGGGTCATCCAATCCCATGCCCTACGGTCGGCGACCGCCCGGAGGGACGGGGGCGACCACGA encodes:
- the purB gene encoding adenylosuccinate lyase, producing the protein MAPTPADLPGQSDVPNVLASRYAGREIRRLWSPVGRVVMERELWVAVLEAQIELGVPVPEGVVDDYRAVIHQVDLASIRSREEATRHDLAARIGEFCGLAGHEHIHKGLTSRDVTENVEQMVVRRSLETLRDKTVAVLAALAGRAVEYRTTVVVGRSHNVPAQPTTVGKRLASAAEETLAAYRRVETLIAGYPLRGIKGPVGTQQDLLGLFGGDEEAVDRFEEKVADGLGFSRRLTSVGQIYPRSLDLETVSALAQLAAGPSSLATTLRLMAGADLVSEGFRSGQVGSSAMPHKTNMRTCERINGLAVVLGGYLAMASGLSGHQWNEGDVSDSVVRRVMLPDSFFAADGLMEATLHVVRDMAVFPGRLEEEMAAELPFLSTTRVLLAAVAAGMGREQAHRVIQSHALRSATARRDGGDHDLWASLGSDPDFPLDREQIREAATATGLAGRAGSQVDGVARAVAEVVDAHPDAATYQPETLL